In Bacteroides cellulosilyticus, the genomic stretch TGCACACGAACCACGTAAAAATCATCGTTCAATGGCATACTCTCCACCCAATTGCCAGAAGAAGATTTGAGCATCTGCACCATGCTTCCATGAGTCGTGTAAATAGATACCCATGCATCTTTTTGCGATTTTACTCTCACACGATTTGTTTCCACAACAATATGCGGGATATCTTCTCTGCCTGCTTCAGGCATTATCCCCGTAGAGATACCTCTTGCCGCCCTCTGAGCCTCATAGAGTGATGCGGGCTGCAGGCCTTTACGATTCTGCCCTTCTATGTATCCATTGGTATATTCGCTCATATTGTTGCGGTATTTCCGTATTGTTTTAGCCGTGCATCCGATAGCGTAGTTTTGTCCCGTAGGCACTTTATCCAGATAAATGGCACCGTCCTGTACATCACAATTCCAGAATACACTGTTGGTGCCTCCCCATCCGTGGCCGCTTCCCATATTGTCACGCAGATACATACCTATTTTCCCGGCATTCGATTTTATAGTTCCCAATTCCGCCCAGTTATCAAACAGAATCCCCTGCGACCACAACCGGTGTCCCTCAGCTTGTGCAAGGGAAAGTTCCGAACGGAAATTCAACACAACAATTCCGCTGGTAGAGGCACAGCCGTTGGAGATATAATGATGACGTCCGTTGCGGGCATAACAGTCCTTCAGCAAGATGAGTTGTGAACGATGGTAATTCTCAAAGTTGTAATACGTACCGCCTGTGCAAAGTCCGGAGGGATCAATAGCATAGCAATCTTCAATTGTACTCCTCGTGGTTGAAGTCGTTTTAATACCCGCATGAACAAAACCGGACATTGAAACACCTTTCACCCATGAATTTTCCAACGAACTCATATAGATACAATTCTGATCAACGTTAGCCGTGGAATTCTCCGGACTTCTTTCAAAAGAGATGTGCAGATTCTCAATCCCTACATTGTGGCGGATTGTTCCCGGATTTGATATCTTATAGATATATGCCTGTGCATACTGTTTGTCGAGCGCATAAAATACGGGCGCATCCACTTCAATCATATTACCTTCCACTTTGGTGACGTAGCGATGGTAGGACATATCAATATCCTTAGTTTTCCATTTCTTGCTTTCATCTGTGTTGCGCTTTGTATTGCCGCCATACCAGACTGCCTCCAGCCAAGCTGTTGTGGTAGGATATTTTATACAAATCAAGTCGCCCACCCGATAGGCGCTTGCATCTTCCACCTGAAAGGAATAGTCGCCGGGCATCACCTTCTGTGTTACAATATTCACCTGAGCATCCCCTTTCCCATTTCCCCAATTGTGCGCGGAGGAATTTCCCATTAAGATAAGCCGTTTAGCCTTTTCTGCCGCATTTCTACCGTAGAGAACCGTGGAATCATTGTCCGAGAAGCAATTACCTTCGCCACGCAGAATGACTCCGTCGTAAGTCAGGTTTAACGTCCCGTCCACATTATACCGTCCGGCTTTCAGCAATACGACTCCTCTGATACCCTCTGCGTCCAAAGCCTGTTTTCCTACTTCGTCAATGGCTTTCTGTATATGTTGCGTATTATCGGCCTCCTTGTCCTCCAGAGGACTGAGAGTAATGGTGCGTTCCGGTAAACTGACCACAGGAAGGTCTTTTCCATTCCCATATCCGGCCTGGCTGAAATCTGGAATGACAAAGCCATCATTATCTTTCTTATAAGTCAGGCTTCCGGATTCATCCTGAATGACGAGTTGCGATTGCCAACTTTCCTGGGCATTAAGGGAACAGCTGCCTACAAAACATAAGCTCCCGATACATAAAGATACAAGTTGTGATTTCATATGTATTTATTACTTTTTTGTGATATGTAAAGAAAGGGAGATTTCTTCTATTAGTTTTGTAGTGTTATCTCATTTCCTTGCAATATTGTATCGGTCTATTTCATGGTGACATAGATTATAGCATTTCATCGACACAAAGACATACTACGGGCGATTATTCTGACAGGGCTTTAAGGAGAAAACAGTCTTTCAGCCGGACTAACCATCCGTTTTTTCAGAACAGATGGTCTATCTGACCGGAACAGACGGTCTGTTTACCCAAAACAAACCATGTATTTCAGCTAAACATACCATCTTTTCGGGCAAAACTAACATTCTTTTTCGTGATAAGGCTACACCTTATGCCCCAAAAGGTGTAGCTATGTTGCATAAAGGGTGACACCATACGGGATATAAGGTGTAGCCCTTTACTTATCGGGCTATATTCTTTTCTGGTTGCATCGGGAAAGTATTCGGGCGGAGAGTGTTCTTTTTATGCATGAAACGCTCAATGACTATCGTTTTCACTTAAGATATGATAGTCATAGCACCCCTTTTTATTATTTCGTCCCCTTTCCCTTTCTTTCCGCATTTCTTTAATGGAGAATGCTTGCGTTCTTTCTTTTTCCTCCACCGTCGGGCGGAAAGAAAGGAATCTGAGACAATAGGATTATCATTTTGTCAGCCTTGACAAAATGCTCTTTTAGAGGTCGTCATCTGAAAAACCGGTTAGTCATGCGGCTGAGGATTCGGATTGGTATGCGCTTCATAAACCTTGAAATCAGCCAACTGCAGGCTTTCATCTTTAAGTCCGTTATCGGGTCTGTCGGATGCACTTTGCATTTTCCGCCCCAGACTGCGATAAATACCGAATTTATTCCGGATACTTGTCGCCCCCTTCCTCCATAAGTCCACATCAGCGAAAGATTGGTCGGCAAGCACTTTTCCATCGCTGATACGGGTCAGTTTGATGCGGAACGTGCCATGATGGGTATAATGCATTTCTGTCTCCACTTGTATCCATTCATCTTCAAAGTCGGCAAGCGGAAGGTTGTCTATGATAACACCCTTGCCGGACGTTCGTGTGTCGCCTGTATGAATCACTTGTACACGCTTATTCCCTCCGTCTTCATCGCAACGGGTACTGATAGTAATGAGTGGGGCGCCATTGTTGCCTTCTTGTGCCTTCAGTTGGTGAAGATGACAGAACTTGGTGGTGGGTTGGAAACCTTTGGGTATGCGGAATTTCCATTCCAGCCGTTGCCACTCGTTCCAGTTTCCGTTCAGATGATACCAGTCATGGTTTGTCTGGCTTTTCATCTCATTGCGCTGGCGGTCACTTAGCAATCTTCCCCGGTCACTGTCCAGGGCTTCGGCATTGGCATGATTGGTGAATTTGAAAACATATTGCTGCAGGGCCGCATCAAAAAGAACTTCACAATGCACACCGTCGTAATGGTCGTTTTTTGAGATATTGGGATGTTCGGAATAGTCCCAACCCAAGGCACGCATATACTCATGTACAGCCCTGTAATCTTTTCCCGCTAACTCGCGAGAGGCTTGCATACCTCCCTGAAAAGTATAGTCGGAACGGACAGGGGAAGGTAACTGTACGGTAGGCCCATATCCAATGGCTTGCAATGCGGATTCGCCCAAACGTTCCTTCAATTGCGCCAGATAAAGACTTTGAGGGGCAACCGGAGTATCATGCGAATCGAAAATACCTACCGGCAACGTAGGACCGGACTGATTGAAAGGACGACGCAACGGAGTACTTTCTCCTTTACTGCCTATTACCCAGTTATAAGTGCCCGGGGGAATCTGATTTACATAACTCTTCGCCAAGCAATTCCAGGCAACAGACCAGGCTGTGCCCCAACCATGACCGGAACCCATAGAGCCGCGGTTCTTGAAATCAATACCTCCGCCCGGCAAATTACAATTATCAAGCAATAAACCTGTACTCCAGCGTTGATGTCCTTCTATACGGCCATTCCCTTTGAAGTTGCAATTAAGGAATACAATAGGCCCTGTTTGCCCGGCGCCAAGTGCCACAAACCAGATATTATCTCCCTCTACCGAACAACGGTCAATCAGAATCTGTCCTCCGTTCGGTGCAAACTCCGCCGGTTTGGAAGCTCCCTGGTGCAAAGCCCTTCTGATTACATTAATCTGTTGCAAAGTGATGCGTCGCCCGCCTACACCTATGCTCTCCATGGTTTCCAATGCATTGATGTCCTTTGCCCAACAGTCTTCTCCGTTGATTCTTAGTGCATAATATAATGCTTTCCCGTGATTGACCGCTTGTGCGGGCGACTCGATACGCAGATTCTCCACACCGCACTGACGGAGGCGTTGTACGTTATTGGCCACTACCAATGTAGTATTGTCATCGGTGAATTTCGCATCGTAAGAGTCTACCAGCGGGACACTCAGCACAATTGTATTTCCTTCAATACCTGCAATGGTCCGTTCGGCAATCAGTTGCCGTCCTGCCTTTATCCAAGTTTGAGGTTTCCCGTCACGAACCAAATCATTCATCTTCATATATTTGATCCATTTCTCGGTTACGGGTTTGCGTATTTCTATATTGTCACCGACGGAAAGTCCGGAAACATCAGCTACCGTCAAACGATATGAACCGGCAGGGATGTACTTGTCGATCACCTTTATGCTTTTTTCATTTGGAGAAGTTTCGCCTAAACGATTGCCTGCACGTTGGCGGATGCCATTATTCACCACGATTGCCGTATGTTTGTCTCCGGTCATGACGATAACGCTTCCACTCGGATCACTCCCGCTGCCGCGCAATACGACGCCATCTGCCATTATCTGAAGGGAACGGTTGCATGCGTAACGTCCCGGTGCCAGCAGAACTGCACCCCGAAAGCCATCGGCATCTTTGGGGAGTGCGGAAACCATATCAATGGCTTTTTGAATATAATCCGTGCAATCTTCGTTTTCTCCTAAAGGATGTACGGTCAGTTTTGCCGGAACGTATGGCAAGGTTACACCACCGCCCTTATATCCGGCATGTGAAAAGTCGATAATCCGGTCACCTCTCTTAGTGGCTTTATACACTAACTTTCCGTTAGCATCTCGATAAACCCACTGGCTTTTGCCCGTCGGTTCCTGTCCCATAATGGATAGGGGGAAAAGAAGGCATAATAGATAATAAATGTTCTTCATTCTTTGTCTTATTTTCAGGTTTACACTTTGTATTCCAACAATAGACAAAAGTAGGCAAAGGCAATAAATAGCATTATAACTAATGTCTCAAATTCTATAACTAATATCTATTAATTGATTTATTTGAGAGAATAAAGTATCCATTCAGGGATTTTCATGGCAGAAGAGTTAGCGAAGGATTATTTTATCCGTATGATGATAACGCCGTTCGCTCCTTTCATACCATACTCAGAACCATCTTTTTTTATTTCGACTTCTCGTATATCTTCTACTGACACTGCGTTATTAGCTTCTTCCAATGAATTATATTCGGTTCCGCCTACAATGAATAGCGGTTCGGTACTGAGAGCAAAAGATGAACTTCCCCGTATTGAGGCCTTCATTTGTCCATCAGAATAATTAATCTGCAATCCGGCAATATTACCTCGCAGCAAATCTATTAAATTGTTGACGTCTAATTGCCGGATTCTCTCATAAGTGATAATATTGCTGTTATAGGTTTGTTCCGGTATTTCCTGATACATGCAGGTTATTGTTTTTTCATTCGTGGCATAGCGCAATGAATTCTTTCCCAGATGTATGGTATAGGTTGGAATTCCCGACATAGGCACATAAGCCACTAACTTCCTGTTAGGATATACCAACAGTGTATCGCCTGTTTTTACATTATCCAGTTCAAATGTACCTTTTGATGAAGTGGAAAGCATCTTCATGCGCCCCTTTACACGCATTTTTATCTTCTTGGCCGGTTTACCCTTTTCATTCAGGATAACTCCTGCCACATTGTCCTGTGCTGTTCCCACTAGTGAAATCAGAATAGCTGATAATAAAATCAGAATACGATGTTTCATATCTTTATAATATTAATAAAAGGAGAGAATATTCAAACACAATATGTATGTCCAATATTCTCTCCTTTTTCGATGAATGAGATTGATTATTTATCTTTCACGAGGTTCGGCTGTGCAGATTGTACCATTATCAAATACAAATAGATTATCGGCAAAAATAACGACTTTGTTGTCCAATCCGAAACCAGAACGAGATACATAATATTGATCCTGCACACTGGCTAATGCACTGCTCTCAAAATATTTCTTGCCATCATAGTAAACAATGAATTTCTTATTTGCATCGATTGATACCGCAATAGTTTTGAAAGCATCCTTTTTAAACTTAAAGTTTGCCGTATCCGTACCTTCATCTATTGTAATATCTTCCGTCTTTCCTGTTGTCACATTGGTTGTGGTATAAGTTGCTTTCCATGCTCCTGTTTTGGGGTAGGTTGTAAAGCATGCCTTAGTTACATAAAACGTGGCATTATTGATACGGGCAAATTCAATACGGATCTCTGCAAAATTATTATCTGAAGGACAAGCATTTACTGCATAGTCCACTTGTGTGGAGAAAGGAACAGATACATTATCCCAGCTACGGGCAAAACGTCCGTCAGCTTTAGTGGAAGTTAATTTAACTGCACCATTCGTTCCCTTATTAGCGTCAAATGCTACTGTCATAGATGCATTAGACCAGCCTTCATTATAATAAGGAGTCTCAAAGTTAGAGTAAAACAGTTCATCCAGTACAGTCATTTTGGAACGACGGGTTTCTTTCTTACCACCACATTTTACCGTGCACCAAATTTCATAAGTTCCGGCTTCATTCGGAGCTTTCCATACATTCTCAAATAGTCCTTGAGGATTTGTCATGCTTCCACCATCGCATCCCCATTCATAACTAACATCTGTATCATCACTGAGTTCGGCAGAAACAAATACTTTCACCACATCATTACGGCAAAACTTTGTGCCGAAAGTGTTCAATGAAACAATATTTACACTGTCATCGTCTGAACAGGAAGTGAAGATCACACATATTAATATAGCAATATTGAATACTAGTTTTTTCATACGTTTCTATATTATTAATTTATTCTTGACCCAAAAAATATCTCGATGGGCGAGGTTGCCACCAGTCAGATACATGGATATAACCATCACGTGCATGAATGTTAGTGGTGCGGCAACTACCGGAAGATGCAGCTAACAATCCTCTAAAATTCCATTCAAAATTATTCAATTGAAGCGGCAGGTTACGGTCATGTCCGGCCTTGACACACATTACTGCAGTATCTCCTTGAAGTGTCTGACCATCTTTGTTGTAGGAAAAGCTACCTTCTCCATAAGTCCCGATCCAACGGTCCGAAGAATCTATATTAAAATATGACCATTCTCCTCTTACAATATGATAAGTCAGCAATTCTTTTACCACTTTCTTGTCATATTGCTCCCACGCAGTAGCAGCTGCGGCTTCCGTAGCTCCTGGAAGCATCACCGGATTTTTCTTCCAAAAACAGTTATCCCCACTGCTAAGAGCGCTATTGGTCAGCAATATATGCGTATTTCCTGCTTCTTTATACAAGTCTTCAATTCCTGCATACTGAATACCTTCAATTAAAGAACTGAATATATCAGGACGGCTCTGGATAAATTCCCAGATTGTCATATTTACCTTATTATCCGCTTTTTTTGCTTCATATTCCTCGTTGCTTTGAAAATCAAGGTCAAACAAGGTGCATGAACTCAGTGAAATGCAAAATAAGGCCAGACTTATAAAATATCTATAGATTTTCATATTCATTATTGTTTAAAACATTATTGTTATTCTTCATAAGGTTTGTTCTGTTGTCCTCTCATAGATGGGTTCTTACGGAATACATCCTGATTCAGAGGCCACAAAATTCTGCCGTAACCGCCAATCTGATTAGCTTCTTTCTCAGCACCAATAACAAAACCTTCCGGAATTCTCTGATCACCCAAGTCTTCATTCTGCAAATATGGATCTAAATATTCTTTTACCATATCATTGCGTACCAAATCAAACCAACGTTTACCTTCTGCCCAAAGCTCAATGGTACGTTCATCAATAATCAACTTAATCAAATCTTTCTCGGTTGGGTAATCCTCTAAAACTGCAATATTTTCCCAACCTGCACGTTCACGTATTTGATTGACGATATTAATCGCGCCTTGATAATCTTTATGCGTACCTAATACTAAAGCTTCAGCTTTTAGCAACAAGATATCTGCTAAGCGATAAATTGGCATATGGGTAGAACATGATCCGTTAGCAACATAGGAATATCCGGGCCTGCCATCATTAGCAGTTGCTCCGTATTCTGTGAATTTCGGACATTTAATTTGGAAATTAGCGGCATTACCATAATCACCGTTCATTGCTTTTTCATACGATTCGTCTATCATCTCGTCAGGAGTAATGAAATAGCTGATAGCAAATGTATCCATAATCATAGTGACGCGGTTATCTTCTCTCTTACGGGATACCAATTCCTTATAATATGCCTTTGTCGGATGATATCGGATCGTGTTTGAACCTGACGCAAGTTCCTGAGCATATCCAAAGCCGTTGCTATCTTCTTCATAGTTCCAGAAAAGATTGAATATCATTTCTTTAGAACTTGATGGATTCAAAAACATACTGGAATAGGTAGATGCCGGTTCAAGACTATATTTATAGTTTGTCAGTAAGTCATTAGCTGCTACGAGCGCTTTGTCATATTCCTTATACCACATTAATACATCTACACGCAATGCCATAATAGCTCCGCGATTTAAATAGTACTTACTGGCACTGGACATATCTGTAGAAGCACCAATATGTTCTAATGCTTTCTCTATATCTTCCAGAATAAAAGCTTTCAATTCTTCTACAGAAGTTCTTCCATAATATCGTTCCTGCGAAGAGACATCTTCCATGGGTTCAGTGATTTTAGGTACACCGCCCCATACACGTATAGCATAAAAATACATCAATGCACGCATTGCATAAGCCTGACCTAAATATGGAGCAGATACAGAACTGCCTATAGGGCTGGTGGGAATATGCTTAATAGCCGCATTCGCACGATAAATAGTTTTATAAAGGTCACTCCAACTGGAAGAGCCCGACTGAGAGTTCAAACCATTGTATAGTAAGTTACGGTCGTAAGCCGTTCCACGTTCTGCATACACACCGGAACGAAGTTCGCCCCAATAGAACCAGTTTGTACGTAAGGTAGATTGCAGACCGTCATACATACCTGCATTCCAGGTTTTCAAATCCTGTTCTGAAGTCCAGAAAGTCTCGCCCGACAGCGAACTTTCGGGTTGTCTGTCTAAGAAGTTCTCACAAGAAGTGAGCAGCAGACTGACACCAGCGATCAGTAAATATTTTAATCTTTTCATAAGTTGTTACAAGTTAAAAGTTAACATTTAGTCCGAAACCAATTTCTCTTGCGGTAGGATATCGTCCGTTATCAATACCCGGACGCAGCACATTGCTATTGGAAATACTTGACGGATCAAATCCTTTGTATTTTGTCCAAGTAAGAAGGTTGTTTCCATATACATACAACTGAAGATCGGAGATATGGAACCGTTTGATAAGATTACGGTCAACCCTATAAGCTAAACGAGTATTTGTAAGGCGAATATAGTCGCCATCTTCCAGGAAGAAAGAAGAAAGTTCACGCGCATTGTTTACACCAGTTGTTGCTTTGGCACTACTATAAACTTCTGTTATTTGTCCCTGATATTTCCACAAACGATAACAGTCTCTTGCTAATGGAGTCATATTCGATGATGAATTTTGTAACAGGTCACGGCGTTGTTTATTATAAATCTTGTTACCGAAACTTCCATAAAACGAGAAGGATAATGAAAAATTCTTGTAATTCAAATAGTTAGTCCATCCCATATACCATGTAGGCATGCCATTACCCAAGATACGTCTGTCCGAATCACCAATTACACCATCATGATCCAAATCATCCCAGATTATATCACCACCTTTGCTC encodes the following:
- a CDS encoding TonB-dependent receptor plug domain-containing protein, whose translation is MKHRILILLSAILISLVGTAQDNVAGVILNEKGKPAKKIKMRVKGRMKMLSTSSKGTFELDNVKTGDTLLVYPNRKLVAYVPMSGIPTYTIHLGKNSLRYATNEKTITCMYQEIPEQTYNSNIITYERIRQLDVNNLIDLLRGNIAGLQINYSDGQMKASIRGSSSFALSTEPLFIVGGTEYNSLEEANNAVSVEDIREVEIKKDGSEYGMKGANGVIIIRIK
- a CDS encoding RagB/SusD family nutrient uptake outer membrane protein; amino-acid sequence: MKRLKYLLIAGVSLLLTSCENFLDRQPESSLSGETFWTSEQDLKTWNAGMYDGLQSTLRTNWFYWGELRSGVYAERGTAYDRNLLYNGLNSQSGSSSWSDLYKTIYRANAAIKHIPTSPIGSSVSAPYLGQAYAMRALMYFYAIRVWGGVPKITEPMEDVSSQERYYGRTSVEELKAFILEDIEKALEHIGASTDMSSASKYYLNRGAIMALRVDVLMWYKEYDKALVAANDLLTNYKYSLEPASTYSSMFLNPSSSKEMIFNLFWNYEEDSNGFGYAQELASGSNTIRYHPTKAYYKELVSRKREDNRVTMIMDTFAISYFITPDEMIDESYEKAMNGDYGNAANFQIKCPKFTEYGATANDGRPGYSYVANGSCSTHMPIYRLADILLLKAEALVLGTHKDYQGAINIVNQIRERAGWENIAVLEDYPTEKDLIKLIIDERTIELWAEGKRWFDLVRNDMVKEYLDPYLQNEDLGDQRIPEGFVIGAEKEANQIGGYGRILWPLNQDVFRKNPSMRGQQNKPYEE